In the genome of Deltaproteobacteria bacterium, the window AAGGGGTTTCGGATTCCGGTCGCCTGACCGCTTACGCTTCACCCCTAACGAGAAATGTAATCATGCGAAAATTTAGCTTTGTTGCATTCACTTTGTTGGGGGCGATCGCTTTCGCCACCTCCTCCCCTGCCCAACTCGTCCGCGTTGGCTACAGCGGCACGGGAGTCGCGAAGAATCTGCACAAGACCATCGAGCGCGCGGGATTGTGGAAAAAGCGCGGGCTCGATGTGCGGCTGATTTATTTCACCAGCGGCGCGACCATGGCGCAGGCGATGGTGGGCGGCGATTTGGACTTAGCCGACTCCGATGTGCCGGCGATGTTGAATGCCGTTTCCGCGGGTGCTTTGGACGGCAAGCTGATCAGCGTCTACGTCAACCGATTTCCGTTCGCCTTCGTGGTGCGCAACGACATTAAGACTTGGGAAGATCTGAAAGGCAAGCAAGTTGCCATCAGCCGCTTTGGCTCGTCTTCCGACGTAACGACTCGCATGCTGTTACGCCAACAGAATATCGATCCAGAAAAAGACCTTCGCATCATCCAGGCCACCGGCACCACCCGCGTGCCGGCGATGGTCGCTGGCCAAATCCATGGCACACTGCTCGGCACCTATGATGTCCCGGTGGTAACCGAGTCCGGTTGCTGTCGCGTCATGGTCGATATGCTGGAGCTGCCCATCGACTACGCCCGCTTTGGCCAAGCCACACCGACGGCGCTCTTGCGCACCAAACGAGAAATGCTCACGCGATTCGCCGAAGGCTTGATCGAAGGCATTTACGTTTTCAAAACCAACAAAGACCTGGCTCTGTCGGTGCTGCGCGCCGAAGGCATCAAAAGCCCGGAATTCAGTTATCCCCGCGTTGCCGCGGCGATGCGCGAGCGGCCGATGCCCGAAGTAAAAGGCGTGCAGGCCGTGATGGATTCGGTGAAAACAGCCAATTCGAAGATCACCCAAGCTAGAGACGTGATGGACGGCAGTATCGTCGAAGAGCTCGACAAGAGCGGGTATATTAAGAAATTGTACGGGAGATAAGCCATGGGTGAATCCCAAAACCTGCTCATGACCGAGTTTCTCTCCTGGGTTGCCACGCGGCGGCGAACATACGACGAAGCAATGGCCGCTTGGCAGAGCCATTGTCCGCGCGCGACGATCTGGGAAGATGCGATCACCGATGGATTGATCGAGCTACAGTCTGGCGGTCATGGTCACGACGCGGATGTGGTACTGACGGCCCGCGGCAAATCGTTCCTTGCTCGCCTTGACGGCCGTTGATGTTTCCTTCCACCCTGCTCTTCGGTGCCACGTCGATCCTCGGCTTCAGCATCGCCAACTTGTTTCCCCAGACCATTCTGCCGTTTGTCACGAGGGCCAATCGTTCGAAAGCAATCCGCACGTGGCCGGTCTTGAACCTTGAAGATCCTAACTGGCCGGCAACGGTCTTCGCCAAACATCAGCCCGACGTTTTGCTGCAGTGCCACGCCGTCTGCGATGTCCCGCGCTGCGAAGTCGCGCCCGAGTGGGCGCGCGAGGTCAACATCGTTTATCTCAAGCGTGTGATTGACGCGTTGCCGGACAAGACGAAGCTTGTCTATGTATCTTCGGATCATGTTTTTGGCGGTGACGGCGTCTACGATGAAGCATCGGCCCCCTGTCCCATCAGCGTCTACGGCCGCACCCGCGTCGAGGCCGAAGAGATGGTTTTGCAACGTGCGGGCTCCCTCGTGATCCGCGGCGGCTTGACAATTGGCCCTTCGCCCAACGGGCGGACGGGTCATTGGGACTGGCTGCGCTATCGCATCGGCAAGAACCTGCCGGTTACCATCGTGCACGACGAATATCGGTCAGTCGTTTGGGCGGATGATTTGGCGCTACGCGTGATGCAATTGGCCGAGAGCGCTGAAACAGGCGTTCGCCATGTCGCAGCCACGCGAGCGATTTCTCGCGTCGAGCTAGCCGACCATTTGCTAAGTGTCTTCGGCAAATCTGCGCACTACCGGCGCGAAAGCCGCTTCGAGCGTAGCGCCCCCCATCTTGGCAGAGTCGAGTTGGCGAGCAGATATCGCGGTGAGCTTTACAATCCTCTCTCCTGCGTGCTTGATAGTCCGCGCCCAGTTACACTGTCCGATCCGATCGCTGACGCACTATGAACCGGGCTTGGCAAACGTTTGTCCTAGCAGCGCTCGCCAGTGCGGCTATCTGGGCTCTGACGCCATGGCTGTCCGACCAGCGCGAGCCGTGGGACGTTGCCGGCATTTTCTATTACGCGGCCCTATTTATTGCCGGATTGATCGCGGGACTGCTCCAGCCCAGACCGCTCTGGGCTCACTACTTTGGCTCAATCGCCGGCCAAATCGGCTATGAGCTTATTTTCCTGCGCGTTGGGCCATTGCTTGTTATCGGTGCGATCCTGCTGTTCTTCTACTGCGTTTTCTACCTAGTCGGAGCCTACATCGGAGGCTACGTTCGCAAACGATTAAAGCGCCAAACCGGCAACGACGGCACGTAATCCCCAATCCAAAATCCAAAACCTGTGGAGAGCGAAGTCGAACCATCGAAAATCCAAAATTGCTTACTCTAGTCCTAACACTCGCGCCGGCACCTTCTGCGCCATGGTTTTCACTTCGTCGACAGTCATGCCGTGAAACAGCAGTTGCCCGACGAAGGCACGAAACGTATCGGCGGGCAAAGTGCCAAACGCCTGGCCGCCGTCGACGGTCATAGCACAGCGGTCGACGCCGACGCCGCGCGCTGACTCGATCAGCGGTTTGGGATTTAGTCCTGGACGCCATACCAACTCGATCGCCGCGCCTTGGTCCGCCATCCGTCGGCGCAGCTCGAGCGGCGTGTCGTCGCGCACGTGGCTGACGACGATACGCTTGATGCCGTGGCGCTCGGCTTCGGCGACCAGCTCCAGATGCTCCTCGACCGAAACATGGCCCGTCGCCACGACCATGTCGTTGGCTTTGGCGATGTCGAGGATCTCGTGCATCTCCGGCAAGAGCTTGCCTTTGTCATCGACGATGACGAGACCTGGCCGGCCGCGCAAGCCCACCGGCGGCCGCGCTTCCGAGCCGCCACTGCGCCGCCCCGACGCGTGGTACTCGGCGTTCCAGGTCGGTGCGAACAAAACTTTACAGCCAATTTTTGCGCCGACTTCAACCGCAAAGGGATTCAAACCGCCGAGGGAATAGTTCAGCACCACGGTGCCAAACAGACTGACCTCGGGAAACATCGGCTGAATGGTTTTCACCAGCGCCCCCGTGGGCCAGTGATGGCTCTTCATCACGACCGCGCGCATGCCCGCTTCTTTGGCTTGGCGCGCTGTGCCGATGCCGTCCAACCGGCGCGCCACGGCGAGGTCGTTGGTCGGCGGCATGTCGGGACCGAAATGGACATGCATGTCGATGGCACCGTGCATGACTTGGTCGATGACGGCAGCAAAGTTTTCCTGGGTGAGCATTCTGAGTTCCTTTCCTTTAGTGCTAGCTTACGCGCTCCATAGCAGATTCCCACCGCCCCGAAAAGCGACATCTTGTTGCCCCGTCGACGCAGTGGTAAAAACAAACCAGAAAATGACCGCGCCAAATAATGACGAACATTTTCTTTGCCTGCGCGCCTCGCCCGGCAAAATGGACGCCCTCTGGGCCGGCGGCTGGCGCCACTTCGGCATCATCTTTGTCCGCTACCGCACCGCGCTGCACGGCGATAAGTTATACACGGTATTGCCATTGCGCGTCGACGTGCAGCGCTTTCGCTTAAGCCGCAGCCAGAAGCGAGTGCTGGCAAAGAACCGCGACATAGAAGTGGTCCTGCGCCCCTCCTTCGTCGACCGGGCAAAGGAACGGCTATTCGCCAACCATCGAGTGCGCTTCAACGACAATGTTCCCGACTCGTTGTTTAATTTCCTCTCGCCCAACCCCGCAGAAGTTCCCTGTCCAAACTTAGAGCTTTGCCTCTACCGCGCCGGCCAATTGCTCGGGGTCACCTTTCTCGACATTGGCGAGCAGGCGACCTCGGCGGTCTACGCCATCTTTGACCCCAAGGAAACCCAGCGCAGCCTCGGCATTTTCATGATGCTCCGCTCCATTGAGCTGTCGCGGGAGCGCGGCTGCCGCTACTACTATCCCGGTTACGCCTACCGCGAGCCCTTCACTTACGACTACAAGAAGAACTTTTCCGGTCTGGAGCACCTCGATTGGGAGCGCGGCTGGCTGCCCTATCGCCCAAGCGAATAGCCTAGCGCGCCGGCAGCGGCCCGCCCTCGGCGTATTGCTTGTACAGGGCGATCACTTCAGCATCGCGCGGCAGGTCTTTGACGACCTGTTGCACCGCTTCGCCGGTTAACGGCGACGGTTCGCGCCCCATGAGTTTTTTGAACTCTTGAATGAAGGCGGCATCTTTGAAGCTTTGCGCCATGGCGTCGCGGAGGATCTTCACCAACTCCGGCGCCGTTCCCGGCGAGACATGGTGCGGCCAGCGTGGCACCTGAAAGGCGCGAAACAACTCTACGGCTTTGCGCTCGCGCTCGTTCTTGGCGAAGCTGTCGAGATCGGGCAAGCCTGGTAAGCGCGAGTCGAAGCGCCCTTTGGGATTGGAGATCGTCGCGTGAAACGCCACCTGATCGCGCAGGTCCTTGAAGACGCTGTCGATGTTGCCGCTGGTGCGCAGGTCGAGCTCGCCATTGTTGAGCGCTATGTCCATCTCGGGATCGTTGAAGCCGACGACAAAGCGCGGCTCTTTCAGGTCTAATAAGTGGGCGAACATGCGCCCGGTGATGTAGACCGAGTGGCCGACCGAATGGGCCCCGACGCGCAGGCCGCGCGCAGCGCGCAGCTTCTCAAGATTA includes:
- a CDS encoding ABC transporter substrate-binding protein: MRKFSFVAFTLLGAIAFATSSPAQLVRVGYSGTGVAKNLHKTIERAGLWKKRGLDVRLIYFTSGATMAQAMVGGDLDLADSDVPAMLNAVSAGALDGKLISVYVNRFPFAFVVRNDIKTWEDLKGKQVAISRFGSSSDVTTRMLLRQQNIDPEKDLRIIQATGTTRVPAMVAGQIHGTLLGTYDVPVVTESGCCRVMVDMLELPIDYARFGQATPTALLRTKREMLTRFAEGLIEGIYVFKTNKDLALSVLRAEGIKSPEFSYPRVAAAMRERPMPEVKGVQAVMDSVKTANSKITQARDVMDGSIVEELDKSGYIKKLYGR
- a CDS encoding sugar nucleotide-binding protein → MFPSTLLFGATSILGFSIANLFPQTILPFVTRANRSKAIRTWPVLNLEDPNWPATVFAKHQPDVLLQCHAVCDVPRCEVAPEWAREVNIVYLKRVIDALPDKTKLVYVSSDHVFGGDGVYDEASAPCPISVYGRTRVEAEEMVLQRAGSLVIRGGLTIGPSPNGRTGHWDWLRYRIGKNLPVTIVHDEYRSVVWADDLALRVMQLAESAETGVRHVAATRAISRVELADHLLSVFGKSAHYRRESRFERSAPHLGRVELASRYRGELYNPLSCVLDSPRPVTLSDPIADAL
- a CDS encoding arginine-tRNA-protein transferase, which encodes MDALWAGGWRHFGIIFVRYRTALHGDKLYTVLPLRVDVQRFRLSRSQKRVLAKNRDIEVVLRPSFVDRAKERLFANHRVRFNDNVPDSLFNFLSPNPAEVPCPNLELCLYRAGQLLGVTFLDIGEQATSAVYAIFDPKETQRSLGIFMMLRSIELSRERGCRYYYPGYAYREPFTYDYKKNFSGLEHLDWERGWLPYRPSE